In one window of Hevea brasiliensis isolate MT/VB/25A 57/8 chromosome 10, ASM3005281v1, whole genome shotgun sequence DNA:
- the LOC110643546 gene encoding probable O-methyltransferase 3 has product MVIGSRKKDEDAMETQLFFDMLMMALVTSQERNEKEWAKLFFDAGFSDYKIKPMLGLRSIIEIFLRNYMLRLSKQWGGTRTVAKAIAKEFPQLECIVFDLPHVVAGLPGTNNLKYVGGSMFEAIPPADAILLKWIMHDWSHENCVKILKQCKEAIKGREGGKLIIIDMVMETKQKEDHESNETELLFDILMMVLYNSQERNEKEWAQLFFDVGFGNYKIIPMLGSRSIIEVCL; this is encoded by the exons ATGGTGATAGGAAGCCGCAAAAAAGATGAGGATGCCATGGAAACACAACTCTTCTTTGATATGCTGATGATGGCCTTAGTTACTAGTCAAGAGAGAAATGAAAAAGAATGGGCTAAACTCTTTTTCGATGCTGGTTTTAGCGACTATAAGATAAAACCCATGCTAGGTTTAAGATCCATCATTGAG ATTTTTCTAAGAAACTATATGCTTCGACTGTCGAAACAATG GGGTGGAACAAGAACAGTGGCTAAAGCCATAGCTAAAGAATTCCCTCAATTGGAATGCATTGTATTTGATCTCCCACATGTGGTGGCTGGTCTTCCAGGTACTAACAACTTGAAATATGTTGGTGGCAGCATGTTTGAGGCAATTCCACCTGCAGATGCAATTTTATTGAAG TGGATTATGCACGATTGGAGCCATGAAAACTGTGTTAAGATACTGAAGCAATGTAAAGAAGCAATTAAGGGCAGAGAAGGGGGAAAGTTGATTATTATAGATATGGTGATGGAGACGAAGCAGAAAGAGGATCATGAGTCAAATGAAACAGAACTCTTGTTTGATATACTCATGATGGTCTTGTATAATAGTCAAGAGAGAAACGAGAAAGAATGGGCTCAACTATTTTTTGATGTTGGCTTCGGTAATTATAAGATAATCCCCATGCTAGGTTCAAGATCTATCATTGAAGTTTGTCTTTAA